A genomic stretch from Sinorhizobium terangae includes:
- a CDS encoding aldo/keto reductase produces MEKRRLGRTGLSIAPLVFGGNVFGWTADEKTSFALLDGFFDAGFNAVDTADVYSSWVPGNKGGESETIIGKWLKRSGRARDEAVIVTKVGSELGPDRKGLSRRWIMQAVEDSLRRLQTDHIDLYLSHWPDPETPYEETLAAYDALLAEGKVRAIGASNLDATQLRDALDVSAMEGLPRYAVLQPEYNLYDRASFDGPLRELCIAEEIGVITYFSLARGFLSGKYRSHIDLEGSARGGGVEKYLDGRGMRILGVLDEIAEETGAKQAEIALAWIIARKGVTAPIASATNLDQLASLVRSAELKLSDEAIGRLNDVSE; encoded by the coding sequence ATGGAAAAGCGCAGACTTGGCCGAACCGGCCTCTCGATCGCGCCGCTCGTTTTCGGCGGCAACGTCTTCGGCTGGACCGCAGATGAGAAGACATCCTTCGCCCTGCTCGACGGCTTTTTCGACGCCGGCTTCAACGCCGTCGATACGGCGGACGTCTATTCCTCATGGGTGCCCGGAAACAAGGGCGGAGAATCCGAAACGATTATCGGCAAGTGGCTGAAGCGGTCGGGCCGTGCGCGCGACGAGGCGGTCATCGTCACCAAGGTCGGGTCGGAGCTGGGGCCGGACCGCAAGGGCCTGTCGCGACGCTGGATCATGCAGGCGGTCGAGGATTCGCTGCGCCGTCTGCAGACAGACCATATTGATCTCTACCTGTCGCATTGGCCGGATCCGGAGACACCCTATGAGGAAACGCTTGCCGCCTACGATGCGCTTCTCGCCGAGGGCAAGGTCCGCGCCATCGGCGCATCGAACCTCGATGCGACGCAGTTGCGCGACGCCCTCGACGTCTCGGCAATGGAGGGGCTGCCACGCTACGCCGTGCTGCAACCGGAATACAATCTCTATGACCGGGCGTCCTTTGACGGCCCCTTGCGAGAACTCTGCATCGCCGAGGAAATCGGTGTCATCACCTATTTCAGCCTGGCGAGGGGATTCCTTTCCGGCAAATACCGTTCGCACATCGACCTCGAGGGTTCCGCCCGCGGCGGCGGCGTCGAGAAATACCTCGACGGGCGCGGCATGCGCATCCTCGGCGTCCTGGATGAAATCGCCGAGGAAACCGGGGCGAAACAGGCGGAAATCGCGCTTGCCTGGATCATCGCCCGCAAAGGTGTGACCGCGCCGATCGCCAGCGCAACCAATCTCGATCAACTGGCGAGCCTCGTGAGGTCTGCGGAACTCAAGCTTTCCGACGAGGCGATCGGCAGGCTGAACGACGTGAGCGAGTAG